The Agrococcus sp. SGAir0287 DNA window ACGCGGGCCACCCCATCCATGCTTGCTTACTGGATGGAGCCGCCGGCGGCGACGATCTTCTGCTCCGCAGCAGCCGACACCTTGTCGACCGTCACGTTCAGCGTAGCCGTCAGCTCGCCGTCGCCGAGCACCTTCACGAGCTCGTTCTTGCGCACGGCGCCCTTCTCCACGAGCGCTGCGACGGTCACGTCGCCACCCTCGGGGAAGAGCTGCTGGAGCTGGCCGACGTTGACGACCTGGTACTCCGTGCGGAACGGGTTCTTGAAGCCGCGCAGCTTGGGGGCGCGCATCACCGAGTTGAGCTGGCCGCCCTCGAAGCCGAGGCGCACGGTGTTGCGCGCCTTCGTGCCCTTGGTGCCGCGACCGGCCGTCTTGCCCTTCGAGCCCTCACCGCGGCCCACGCGCTGACGGTCCTTCTTGGCACCGGGCGCGGGACGAAGGTGGTGGACCTTCAGGGCGGGCAGCTGCTCGCCGCCGTCCTTGTTCTTCTCGCTCATTCGTCGACCTCCTCGACGCGCACGAGGTGACGAACCACGTTCACGTAGCCGCGCGTCTGCGCGTCGTCCTCGCGCACGACCGTGTGGCCGATGCGCTTGAGGCCGAGCGACCGCAGCGTCTCGCGCTGGTTCGGCTTCTCGCTGATCTTGGACTTGATCTGGGTCACCTTGAGCTTGCTCATGCCGACACCTCCGCGATCTCGGCAGCGTGCTGCTTCGCCTCGACCTCGGCGCGACGCAGTCGTGCGGGCACGACGTGGTCGACGTCCAGGCCGCGACGGGCGGCGACGGCACGGGGCTCCTCGAGCTGACGGAGCGCCTCGACGGTCGCGTGCACGATGTTGATCGTGTTCGACGAGCCGAGCGACTTCGACAGGACGTCGTGGATGCCCGCGCACTCGAGCACGGCGCGGACGGGGCCGCCCGCGATGACGCCGGTACCGGCGGCGGCCGGACGGAGCAGGACCACGCCCGCCGCCGCCTCGCCCTGCACGGGGTGCGGGATCGTCGCCGCGACGCGAGGCACGCGGAAGAAGTTCTTCTTCGCCTCCTCGACGCCCTTCGAGATCGCCGTGGGGACCTCGCGCGCCTTGCCGTAGCCGACGCCGACCATGCCGTTGCCGTCGCCGACGACCACGAGGGCGGTGAAGCTGAAGCGACGACCACCCTTCACGACCTTCGACACGCGGTTGATGGTGACGACGCGCTCCAGGAACTGGCTGTCGTTGCCGCGATCGCGCTGACCGCGCTCGCCGCGCGTGCCGCGGTCGCGGCTGCCGCGACGCTGCTCACGGGGCTCGCTGCGGGTGTCGGTGCCCTGCACCGTCTCCGCGGTGGCGGTGGTGTCGCTCACCTGCGTCTCCTTCGTCTCTTCGCTCACAGCTCCAGACCTGCCTCTCGTGCACCGTCCGCCACTGCTGCGACGCGACCGGCGTAGCGGTTGCCGCCGCGGTCGAACACGACCTTCTCGACGCCCGCAGCCTTGGCGCGCTCGCCGACGAGCTCGCCGACCTTCTTCGCCTTCTCCGACTTGTCCGCCGTCAGGCCGCGGAGGTCGGCCTCCATGGTCGACGCCGAGGCCAGCGTGTGGCCCTGGGTGTCGTCGACGACCTGCACGAACAGGTGCCGTGCCGATCGGGTGACGACGAGGCGCGGCGTGGTGGCCGAGCCGACGATCTTCTTGCGCAGCCGTGCGTGACGGCGGCCGCGAGCAGCGGACTTGCTGCTGCCTCGGGTTCCGAGACCCATCACTTGCCTGCCTTTCCAGCCTTGCGGCGGATCTGCTCGCCCGCGTAGCGGACGCCCTTGCCCTTGTACGGCTCGGGCTTGCGGAGCTTGCGGAGGTTGGCGGCCACCTCGCCGACGGCCTGCTTCGAGATGCCGCTGACGGTGACCTTGTTGTTGCCCTCGACCGTGAACGTGATGCCCGCGGGGGGCTCGACGGCGATCGGGTGCGAGTAGCCGAGCGCGAACTCGACGCCCGAGCCCTTGGACGCGACGCGGTAGCCCGTGCCGACGACCTCGAGGGACTTCGAGTAGCCGGCGGTGACGCCGACGATGTCGTTCGCGATGAGCGTGCGGGTCAGGCCGTGGAGCGAACGCGACTCGCGCTCGTCGTCGGGGCGCGTGACCTGCACCTGACCGTCGGCGACCTCGACCTGGATGGGCTTGGCCACCTCCAGGCTCAGCTCGCCCTTCGGGCCCTTGACGGTCACCGAGGCGCCGTCGACCGTGACCTCGACGCCCGCGGGGATGTCGATGGGGAGTCGTCCGATTCGAGACATGTCAGATCACCACACGTAGGCGAGGACTTCCCCACCCACGCCCTTCTGCTGGGCCTCACGGTCCGTGAGCAGGCCCGAGCTCGTCGAGAGGATCGCGACGCCGAGGCCGCCGAGCACCTGGGGGATCTCGGTCGACTTCGCGTACACGCGGAGGCCGGGCTTCGAGACCCGCTTGATGCCGGCGATCGAGCGCTGGCGGTCCGGGCCGTACTTCAGGCCGATGGTGAGGGTCTTGCCCACGCGGGCGTCCTCCACCTTCCAGTCCTGGATGAAGCCCTCGCGCTGCAGGATCTCGGCGATGTGCGTCTTGAGGTTCGACGACGGCAGCGAGACCTCGTCGTGGAACGCCGTGTTGGCGTTCCTCAGCCTCGTCAGCATGTCGGCGACCGGGTCGGTCATCGTCATGGGATGTCTCCTCTGTTGCTCCGGTTTCGCCGCCCGTTCCACGGACGACGACCTTGATGCGTGCTCGGCGCCGGATGGCGCCGAGGTCCTACTCCGACTTGAAGGGGAAGCCGAGCGCCTTGAGCAGCGCGCGACCCTCGTCGTCGTTCTTGGC harbors:
- the rplO gene encoding 50S ribosomal protein L15, translating into MSEKNKDGGEQLPALKVHHLRPAPGAKKDRQRVGRGEGSKGKTAGRGTKGTKARNTVRLGFEGGQLNSVMRAPKLRGFKNPFRTEYQVVNVGQLQQLFPEGGDVTVAALVEKGAVRKNELVKVLGDGELTATLNVTVDKVSAAAEQKIVAAGGSIQ
- the rpmD gene encoding 50S ribosomal protein L30 — encoded protein: MSKLKVTQIKSKISEKPNQRETLRSLGLKRIGHTVVREDDAQTRGYVNVVRHLVRVEEVDE
- the rpsE gene encoding 30S ribosomal protein S5 — translated: MSDTTATAETVQGTDTRSEPREQRRGSRDRGTRGERGQRDRGNDSQFLERVVTINRVSKVVKGGRRFSFTALVVVGDGNGMVGVGYGKAREVPTAISKGVEEAKKNFFRVPRVAATIPHPVQGEAAAGVVLLRPAAAGTGVIAGGPVRAVLECAGIHDVLSKSLGSSNTINIVHATVEALRQLEEPRAVAARRGLDVDHVVPARLRRAEVEAKQHAAEIAEVSA
- the rplR gene encoding 50S ribosomal protein L18 encodes the protein MGLGTRGSSKSAARGRRHARLRKKIVGSATTPRLVVTRSARHLFVQVVDDTQGHTLASASTMEADLRGLTADKSEKAKKVGELVGERAKAAGVEKVVFDRGGNRYAGRVAAVADGAREAGLEL
- the rplF gene encoding 50S ribosomal protein L6 produces the protein MSRIGRLPIDIPAGVEVTVDGASVTVKGPKGELSLEVAKPIQVEVADGQVQVTRPDDERESRSLHGLTRTLIANDIVGVTAGYSKSLEVVGTGYRVASKGSGVEFALGYSHPIAVEPPAGITFTVEGNNKVTVSGISKQAVGEVAANLRKLRKPEPYKGKGVRYAGEQIRRKAGKAGK
- the rpsH gene encoding 30S ribosomal protein S8; this translates as MTMTDPVADMLTRLRNANTAFHDEVSLPSSNLKTHIAEILQREGFIQDWKVEDARVGKTLTIGLKYGPDRQRSIAGIKRVSKPGLRVYAKSTEIPQVLGGLGVAILSTSSGLLTDREAQQKGVGGEVLAYVW